From a single Anaerobranca gottschalkii DSM 13577 genomic region:
- a CDS encoding calcium-transporting P-type ATPase, PMR1-type, translating into MYDISLKELQLKLQTDFQKGLSSKNHLQRLKKDGENLLEKNQGISGISIFVSQFKDPMVLILLAATLISLVLGEYYDAITILVIIFINAILGFVQEYKAEKSLQALAKLTSPKAKVLRDGRIIHVDTKDLVVGDIVFLTSGDKVPADLRLIETYSLEVDEAALTGESVPVQKDSSLLVEGKNIAEAVNACFMGTSVTKGRGTGVVIATGMNTAMGKIARMIQKAENEPTPLQKRLAQLGKVLVSICLVVSVMVVLLGIWRGEEIYKMFLAGVSLAVAAIPEGLPAIVTVCLAIGVQRMLKRRAIVRKLPAVETLGCATVICSDKTGTLTQNKMTVEKIFLDNKYIDITGNGYNPQGQLLEKNKVVTKDNKMVQKLMEIAVLCNTTRLFKKNIEIKGLFRRDKEQWSIDGDPTEGALLVMAAKVDYWREKVLEEYKIIKEYPFDSSRKMMSVVVQNSKGFYSYTKGAPDIILDRCNRILENGLEKTLSWEYKEKIKKVISQFASEGYRTLALSYNLYSSDNNVEKDMVFVGICAISDPPREEVYSAVEKCKHAGIKTVMITGDHKETAVAIAKQLNILPSYGRVVTGEEMNSMSDDELLEIIDDVYVFARVLPEHKLKIVKALKKKGHVVAMTGDGINDGPAIKEADIGIAMGITGTEVTKEAASLILTDDNFATIVEAVEEGRGIYDNIRKFIRFLLSCNIGEIMTMFLAMLMGLPLPLRPIQILWVNLVTDGLPALALGLEKGEKDIMLRKPRSKDESVFSNGLDFKILTKGISIGFITLTLFILGYRKSYGNLDFARTMAFSTLIVVQLFHVFECKSERKSIFEVNIFNNLYLIFAVFSSFILLMIVIYFPTLQKVFGTKPLNIEDWLLIIGIVMVPYILQMIKLLFKAIFKPVHSNR; encoded by the coding sequence ATGTATGATATTTCATTAAAAGAGTTACAATTGAAATTACAAACTGATTTTCAAAAAGGGTTATCTTCTAAAAACCATCTCCAAAGACTAAAAAAAGATGGGGAGAATTTATTAGAGAAAAATCAAGGGATATCGGGTATAAGTATTTTTGTGAGCCAATTTAAAGATCCTATGGTCTTGATTTTATTAGCTGCTACTTTAATATCACTAGTTTTAGGGGAATATTATGATGCTATAACTATTTTAGTGATTATTTTTATTAATGCAATATTAGGTTTTGTTCAAGAATACAAAGCTGAAAAATCATTACAAGCTTTAGCTAAACTAACCTCACCGAAAGCTAAAGTATTAAGGGATGGTCGAATTATTCATGTTGATACTAAAGATTTAGTAGTTGGAGATATAGTTTTTTTAACCAGTGGTGATAAAGTTCCTGCAGATTTAAGGTTAATTGAAACCTATTCTTTAGAGGTAGATGAAGCTGCCCTTACTGGAGAATCAGTACCAGTTCAAAAAGATAGTTCTTTATTAGTAGAAGGTAAAAATATAGCTGAAGCGGTTAATGCTTGTTTTATGGGAACATCTGTAACAAAAGGTAGGGGTACTGGGGTAGTAATTGCCACAGGGATGAACACGGCTATGGGGAAAATAGCCAGAATGATACAAAAGGCAGAGAATGAACCTACTCCTTTACAAAAAAGATTAGCACAACTTGGCAAAGTACTAGTGTCTATCTGTTTAGTAGTTAGTGTTATGGTTGTACTTTTAGGTATTTGGCGGGGAGAAGAAATTTATAAGATGTTTTTAGCAGGGGTAAGTTTGGCAGTTGCCGCTATTCCTGAAGGTTTACCTGCTATAGTTACTGTTTGTCTTGCTATTGGTGTTCAAAGAATGTTAAAGAGAAGAGCAATAGTAAGAAAGTTGCCAGCAGTTGAAACATTAGGATGTGCCACTGTGATTTGTAGTGATAAAACTGGAACTTTAACTCAAAATAAAATGACAGTAGAAAAAATTTTTCTAGATAACAAATATATAGATATTACTGGAAACGGTTATAATCCCCAAGGTCAATTATTAGAAAAAAATAAAGTTGTTACTAAAGATAATAAGATGGTTCAAAAGTTAATGGAAATTGCCGTATTATGTAATACTACAAGGCTTTTTAAAAAAAATATTGAAATTAAAGGTCTATTTAGAAGAGATAAAGAACAATGGAGTATTGATGGTGATCCCACCGAAGGTGCTTTATTGGTTATGGCTGCAAAGGTCGATTATTGGCGAGAAAAAGTATTAGAGGAATATAAAATAATAAAAGAATATCCATTTGATTCTTCAAGAAAGATGATGAGTGTTGTAGTTCAAAATTCAAAGGGATTCTATAGTTACACAAAAGGGGCGCCAGATATTATTCTAGATAGGTGTAATAGAATATTAGAAAATGGTTTAGAAAAAACTTTGAGTTGGGAATATAAAGAAAAAATAAAAAAGGTTATATCTCAATTCGCTAGTGAAGGATATAGGACCTTAGCTTTAAGTTATAATTTATATTCTAGTGATAATAATGTGGAAAAAGATATGGTTTTTGTTGGAATTTGTGCCATTTCAGATCCACCCCGTGAAGAAGTCTATTCTGCAGTAGAGAAATGTAAGCATGCAGGAATTAAAACAGTAATGATTACTGGGGATCATAAAGAAACAGCAGTGGCAATTGCGAAACAATTAAACATATTACCATCTTATGGAAGAGTAGTTACAGGAGAAGAAATGAATTCAATGTCCGATGATGAACTATTGGAAATTATTGATGATGTATATGTATTTGCTAGGGTTTTACCAGAACATAAATTAAAAATTGTAAAAGCTTTAAAGAAAAAAGGGCATGTTGTGGCAATGACAGGAGATGGAATTAACGATGGTCCAGCTATAAAAGAAGCTGATATTGGTATAGCCATGGGAATCACAGGAACAGAGGTAACTAAAGAAGCCGCTTCCCTGATTTTAACAGATGATAATTTTGCTACCATTGTAGAAGCTGTAGAAGAGGGTAGGGGAATCTATGATAATATTCGAAAGTTCATCAGATTTTTACTATCTTGTAACATTGGAGAAATAATGACGATGTTTTTAGCTATGTTAATGGGTTTACCTCTACCTTTGAGGCCAATCCAAATTTTATGGGTTAACCTAGTAACAGATGGACTACCAGCATTGGCATTAGGGTTAGAAAAGGGTGAAAAAGATATAATGTTAAGAAAACCAAGAAGCAAAGATGAAAGTGTATTTAGTAATGGTTTAGACTTTAAAATTTTAACCAAAGGAATAAGTATAGGATTTATAACATTAACTTTGTTTATATTAGGATATAGAAAATCCTATGGTAATTTAGATTTTGCTAGAACTATGGCTTTCTCTACATTAATAGTTGTTCAACTTTTTCATGTTTTTGAATGTAAAAGTGAAAGGAAAAGTATATTTGAAGTAAATATATTCAATAATTTGTATCTAATCTTTGCTGTTTTTTCTTCCTTTATTTTACTAATGATTGTGATATATTTTCCTACTTTGCAAAAAGTTTTTGGAACAAAACCGCTAAACATAGAGGATTGGTTATTGATTATAGGAATAGTTATGGTTCCTTACATATTGCAAATGATTAAATTACTCTTTAAAGCTATATTTAAACCAGTTCATAGTAATAGATAA
- a CDS encoding YicC/YloC family endoribonuclease encodes MIKSMTGFSRQLVELGTDVFSLEIKGVNNRYLDIVVKIPDDFSFVEEEMKLLIKSYIKRGRVEVRLKGKNNLQPTGQEINKEFLLSLVEQVRNISEELNLDAPVNIQSLLLVDGVIMDRRGIIEESLVKEQILFALRNALDEFDTMRFSEGQRLKVDIEERIGYINNLIQNIKEYSLLVVEEYREKLYQRVNKLKIEGLEFDENRLLAEIALFAERCNITEEIIRLESHMVEFNESLYKKESVGRKLDFLLQEINREINTIGSKANNYQIAKLVVELKGEVEKIREQIQNIE; translated from the coding sequence ATGATAAAAAGTATGACAGGTTTTTCTCGGCAATTAGTGGAATTAGGGACCGATGTATTTTCTTTAGAAATAAAGGGTGTTAATAATCGCTATTTAGATATAGTTGTAAAAATACCTGATGACTTTTCCTTTGTTGAAGAGGAAATGAAATTACTTATTAAGTCTTATATAAAAAGGGGAAGAGTTGAGGTAAGGTTAAAGGGGAAAAATAATTTACAGCCAACAGGTCAAGAGATCAATAAAGAATTTCTCTTAAGCTTAGTGGAACAAGTAAGAAATATTTCTGAAGAGCTAAATTTGGATGCTCCTGTGAATATACAAAGTTTATTGTTAGTTGACGGAGTTATAATGGATAGAAGAGGTATAATTGAGGAAAGTTTAGTTAAAGAACAAATATTATTTGCCCTTAGAAATGCCCTAGATGAGTTTGATACAATGAGATTTTCAGAAGGTCAAAGATTAAAAGTAGATATAGAAGAACGTATAGGATATATTAATAATTTAATCCAAAATATTAAGGAATACTCCCTTTTAGTAGTGGAAGAATATAGAGAAAAATTATATCAAAGGGTTAATAAATTAAAAATAGAAGGACTTGAATTTGATGAAAACAGGTTGTTAGCAGAAATAGCCCTTTTTGCAGAAAGGTGTAACATTACTGAGGAGATCATTAGGTTAGAAAGTCATATGGTAGAATTTAATGAATCTCTGTATAAAAAGGAAAGTGTTGGGAGAAAATTAGATTTTCTTTTGCAAGAAATAAATCGTGAGATAAATACTATAGGTTCAAAGGCTAATAATTATCAAATTGCAAAATTGGTAGTAGAACTTAAAGGAGAAGTTGAGAAAATAAGGGAACAAATTCAAAATATAGAGTAG
- the remA gene encoding extracellular matrix/biofilm regulator RemA gives MEIKLINIGFGNIVAANRIIAIVSPESAPIKRIIQDARDKGVLIDATYGRRTRAVIITDSEHVILSAVQPETVAQRLQSKENNQASEIEE, from the coding sequence ATGGAGATTAAACTTATAAATATCGGATTTGGCAATATAGTTGCTGCAAATCGAATAATAGCTATAGTAAGCCCTGAATCAGCTCCCATAAAAAGAATAATTCAAGATGCTCGAGATAAAGGTGTATTGATTGATGCTACATATGGTAGAAGAACAAGGGCAGTAATTATTACTGATAGTGAACATGTTATTCTTTCGGCAGTTCAACCAGAAACGGTAGCTCAGCGTTTACAGAGTAAAGAGAATAATCAAGCTAGTGAAATTGAAGAATAA
- the gmk gene encoding guanylate kinase → MQQEGLLLVISGPSGAGKGTVCKALLQEVKDLKYSVSVTTRKPRVGEQHGVNYFFTSVEEFEEMIKNDQLLEWAKVYDNYYGTPKDFVIETIKSGQDVILEIDVNGAKQIFKNFPNGVFIFLLPPSMEELCNRIYKRGTETKDVIQKRLAAAQGEIEQVENYNYVVLNDEVENAVNKIKAIIIAEKCKVNRNKVLKEEYLK, encoded by the coding sequence ATGCAACAGGAAGGTTTATTATTAGTTATTTCCGGGCCATCTGGAGCCGGTAAAGGGACAGTATGTAAAGCTTTATTACAAGAAGTAAAAGATTTAAAATACTCCGTTTCAGTTACTACTAGAAAACCTAGGGTTGGAGAACAACATGGTGTAAACTATTTTTTTACTAGTGTTGAAGAATTTGAAGAAATGATTAAAAATGATCAACTATTAGAATGGGCTAAAGTCTATGATAATTATTATGGAACACCTAAAGATTTCGTAATAGAAACTATTAAATCAGGTCAAGATGTAATTTTAGAAATTGACGTCAATGGTGCTAAACAAATTTTTAAAAATTTTCCCAATGGAGTTTTTATATTTCTACTACCTCCTTCAATGGAAGAACTATGCAATAGAATTTATAAAAGGGGTACAGAAACTAAAGATGTAATCCAAAAACGTTTAGCTGCAGCTCAAGGTGAAATTGAGCAAGTGGAAAACTATAACTATGTTGTTTTAAATGATGAAGTAGAAAATGCAGTAAACAAAATTAAAGCTATTATAATTGCCGAAAAATGTAAAGTAAATAGAAATAAAGTTCTAAAGGAGGAATATTTAAAATGA
- the rpoZ gene encoding DNA-directed RNA polymerase subunit omega — translation MIYPSIDELLKKVDSKYSLVVIAAKRARELLADENYSEAKNRKSISVALQEIMDGKILYKRLKENKFK, via the coding sequence ATGATCTATCCATCTATCGATGAATTACTAAAAAAAGTTGATAGTAAATATTCTTTAGTAGTAATAGCAGCTAAAAGGGCAAGGGAATTATTGGCTGATGAAAACTACTCTGAGGCTAAAAATCGTAAAAGTATTAGTGTTGCCCTCCAGGAAATAATGGATGGTAAAATTCTGTATAAGAGGTTGAAGGAAAATAAATTCAAATAG
- the coaBC gene encoding bifunctional phosphopantothenoylcysteine decarboxylase/phosphopantothenate--cysteine ligase CoaBC yields MGKKGVVVLGVTGGIAAYKAADLVSKLKKANYDVHVILTEHGRKFVTETTFQSLSQNPVYLDMFNIPQWNTEHIALAKRADVFLIAPATANIIGKVCSGIADDLLSTTIMATKAPVVFAPAMNTNMYENPIVQRNIATLKQLGYLFIEPSEGRLACGDIGKGKMAEPQEILEYIEELLTVKDQGTPLKGKKVLVTAGPTREPLDPFRFITNYSSGKMGYAIAQEAKKMGADVILISGPTNISPPKGVKVIYIETANEMFEEVLKYYGDIDIVIKAAAVSDYRPKTYSDKKLKKQQEVNIELVKNPDILLELGKLKKHQVLVGFAAETNNLEEYAIEKLKSKNLDMIVVNEIGQKDSGFANDTNIIQIITNKGEKISYPKLEKRECAINILKKTIEFLETSS; encoded by the coding sequence ATGGGGAAAAAAGGTGTTGTGGTATTAGGAGTAACTGGTGGCATTGCTGCTTATAAGGCTGCTGATTTGGTTAGTAAACTAAAAAAAGCAAACTACGATGTTCATGTAATTTTAACTGAACATGGTAGAAAGTTTGTAACAGAAACTACTTTTCAATCCCTTTCCCAAAACCCTGTCTATTTAGATATGTTTAATATTCCTCAGTGGAATACAGAACATATTGCTCTAGCTAAAAGGGCAGATGTTTTTCTTATAGCACCTGCCACTGCTAATATTATAGGAAAAGTATGTTCTGGCATTGCCGATGATTTATTATCAACTACTATAATGGCTACTAAAGCTCCTGTAGTATTTGCTCCTGCCATGAATACAAATATGTATGAAAATCCGATAGTTCAAAGAAATATTGCTACTTTAAAACAATTAGGTTATTTATTTATTGAACCTTCAGAAGGAAGGTTAGCTTGTGGCGATATTGGTAAAGGTAAAATGGCAGAGCCACAGGAAATTTTAGAATATATTGAAGAACTATTGACAGTTAAGGATCAAGGGACTCCATTAAAAGGGAAAAAGGTTTTAGTAACTGCTGGGCCAACTAGAGAGCCATTGGATCCATTTAGATTTATCACCAATTATTCTAGTGGTAAAATGGGTTATGCTATTGCCCAGGAAGCTAAAAAAATGGGTGCAGATGTTATTTTGATAAGTGGACCTACCAATATATCTCCCCCTAAAGGAGTAAAAGTTATCTATATTGAAACAGCTAATGAGATGTTTGAAGAAGTATTAAAATATTATGGAGATATAGATATAGTAATAAAAGCAGCAGCTGTTTCTGATTATAGACCAAAAACATATTCAGATAAAAAACTTAAAAAACAACAAGAGGTAAATATTGAACTTGTTAAAAATCCTGATATATTATTGGAATTAGGTAAATTAAAAAAACATCAAGTTTTAGTTGGTTTTGCCGCTGAAACTAATAATTTAGAAGAATACGCCATTGAAAAACTGAAATCTAAAAATTTGGATATGATCGTTGTTAATGAAATCGGGCAAAAGGATAGTGGTTTTGCTAATGACACTAATATAATCCAAATTATTACAAATAAAGGTGAAAAAATTTCTTACCCTAAACTAGAAAAAAGGGAATGTGCGATAAATATTTTAAAAAAAACCATAGAATTTTTAGAAACAAGCTCATAA
- the priA gene encoding primosomal protein N', producing MVNIAEVVVDCPLKDIDKTFYYAIPNHLVNYIEIGSRVIVPFGNRTLQGFVVNFLDKIEESQYKLKEIENVFEYPSILDRKLIDLAKWMSYNYNSSLFSCIQSMLPRGVKLQFTEKYYLVKKTSDEDFNLFFKKPRTLGEIINNLKVTKEEILRCLSEGILEKKIDIKTNIQEKIDQEISLDVEQEEITLPVTALRQHELLELLTNQEWLSLSDLPTPLRNAAKTFIDKGYVKVREKRVFREPEFINLSEENGVKILNEEQKKAFDQLVKAFDSGNKEIFLLKGITGSGKTEIYLQFTQHVVNSGKDVIILVPEIALTPLMVSRFKSRFGDKVAVLHSGLSEAQKFDEWLKIKDGKVKIVVGARSAVFAPFKNLGVIIIDEEHESTYKQEVQPRYVTKDVAEYRISQEKGVLLLGSATPSVESYYYAQNGYYKLLELTNRANNRALPNINIVDMKEELIQGNKSIFSRLLYNSINETLQRGEQVILFLNKRGFSATTLCRNCGFTFKCPHCDVNLTSHHKGNFLICHYCNYSLTSPKFCPKCKGKHLRFNGLGTEKLKEEIEKHFPNGRVIRMDNDTMTTASSYNEVYQMFNEGKANVLVGTQMIAKGFDFPKVTLVGIILADLSLNFPDFRSSEKTFQLITQVAGRAGRAELNGKVILQTYTPEHYSIKNSATYNYLEFYHQELKIRESLKYPPFTRLAKIEVMAKVEGDGKKAIDQIYNSLKPKINNLSEDIQILGPVVPAITKIRGLYRYILIIKFPKGSALLDVINSYNFKKYIKNNVTSIKVDIDPGTLI from the coding sequence ATGGTGAATATTGCCGAGGTAGTAGTAGACTGTCCTCTAAAAGATATAGATAAAACGTTTTATTATGCCATACCAAATCACCTGGTGAATTATATTGAAATAGGGAGTCGTGTTATTGTTCCTTTTGGCAATCGGACTTTACAGGGTTTTGTAGTAAATTTTCTCGACAAAATAGAGGAAAGTCAGTATAAATTAAAGGAAATTGAAAATGTCTTTGAGTATCCTTCTATATTAGACAGAAAGTTAATTGATTTAGCTAAATGGATGTCATACAATTATAACTCTTCCCTTTTTTCCTGTATTCAAAGTATGCTTCCTAGGGGAGTAAAACTTCAATTTACAGAAAAGTATTACTTAGTAAAAAAAACATCTGATGAAGATTTTAATCTTTTTTTTAAAAAACCAAGGACATTAGGGGAAATTATAAATAATTTAAAAGTGACAAAGGAAGAAATATTACGTTGTTTATCAGAAGGGATATTAGAAAAAAAGATTGATATAAAAACAAATATTCAAGAAAAAATAGATCAAGAAATTTCACTAGATGTAGAACAAGAAGAAATTACCCTCCCAGTTACTGCCCTAAGACAACATGAATTGTTAGAACTGTTAACAAATCAAGAATGGTTGTCTTTATCGGATTTACCTACACCTTTAAGAAATGCAGCTAAAACTTTTATAGATAAAGGTTATGTAAAGGTAAGGGAAAAAAGGGTTTTCAGGGAACCGGAATTTATCAACTTATCTGAAGAAAATGGTGTTAAAATATTAAATGAAGAACAAAAAAAAGCCTTTGACCAGTTGGTTAAGGCCTTTGATAGTGGTAATAAAGAAATTTTTTTACTTAAAGGAATAACCGGTAGCGGAAAAACAGAAATATACCTTCAGTTTACTCAGCATGTTGTTAATAGTGGAAAAGATGTTATTATATTAGTTCCTGAAATTGCCTTAACTCCTTTGATGGTATCAAGGTTTAAAAGTAGATTTGGAGATAAAGTGGCGGTTCTACATTCAGGACTTTCTGAAGCACAAAAATTTGATGAATGGTTAAAAATTAAAGATGGAAAAGTAAAGATAGTGGTAGGAGCTAGAAGCGCAGTATTTGCTCCTTTTAAGAACTTAGGTGTTATTATTATTGATGAAGAACATGAATCAACATATAAACAAGAGGTTCAGCCTAGGTATGTTACAAAAGATGTGGCAGAATACAGAATTAGTCAAGAAAAGGGTGTTTTACTCTTAGGTAGTGCTACACCTAGTGTAGAAAGTTATTATTATGCCCAAAATGGATATTATAAATTATTGGAACTAACAAATAGGGCAAATAATAGGGCTCTACCTAACATAAATATTGTGGATATGAAAGAAGAGCTTATACAAGGGAATAAAAGTATTTTTAGTAGACTTTTATATAATTCTATCAACGAAACTTTACAGCGGGGAGAACAAGTTATTCTTTTTCTTAATAAAAGGGGATTTTCTGCTACTACTTTGTGTAGAAATTGTGGTTTTACTTTTAAGTGTCCCCATTGTGATGTAAATTTAACTTCCCATCATAAAGGAAATTTTTTGATTTGTCATTACTGTAATTATTCTTTAACTAGCCCTAAATTTTGTCCGAAATGTAAAGGAAAACATTTGCGTTTCAATGGCTTAGGAACTGAAAAATTAAAAGAGGAAATAGAAAAACATTTTCCTAATGGAAGAGTTATCCGAATGGATAATGATACAATGACTACAGCATCAAGCTATAATGAAGTTTACCAAATGTTCAATGAGGGTAAAGCCAATGTATTAGTAGGAACTCAAATGATAGCTAAAGGATTTGATTTTCCGAAAGTGACATTAGTGGGAATAATTTTAGCAGACTTATCCCTCAATTTCCCCGATTTTAGGAGCTCAGAAAAAACCTTTCAGTTAATAACTCAAGTGGCAGGAAGGGCCGGTAGGGCAGAACTCAATGGAAAAGTTATTCTACAAACTTACACGCCAGAACATTATAGTATTAAAAATAGTGCAACATATAATTACCTAGAATTTTATCATCAAGAGTTGAAAATTAGGGAAAGTCTAAAATATCCTCCCTTTACTCGTCTAGCAAAAATTGAAGTGATGGCAAAGGTTGAGGGAGATGGTAAAAAGGCGATAGATCAGATTTATAATTCACTGAAACCTAAAATCAATAATTTAAGTGAGGATATACAAATTCTAGGTCCGGTAGTTCCAGCTATCACCAAAATAAGGGGATTGTATAGGTATATTTTAATAATAAAATTTCCGAAAGGATCTGCACTATTAGATGTAATTAATAGTTATAATTTTAAAAAATACATCAAGAATAATGTGACTAGTATAAAAGTGGACATAGATCCAGGGACATTAATTTAG
- the def gene encoding peptide deformylase codes for MAVRKVLKDSEPLLRKRSKEVKDINEEIITLLDDMLDTMEDYNGIGLAAPQIGVLKRVIVVKISEEGEAIELINPKIIKSKGQDRDVEGCLSIPGVYGEVTRAKEVIVEGLDREGKKRKIMGSGLLARALQHEIDHLNGVLFTDKVEKFIEG; via the coding sequence ATGGCAGTTAGAAAAGTATTAAAGGATAGTGAACCTTTGTTAAGGAAAAGATCTAAAGAAGTAAAGGATATAAATGAAGAAATAATTACTTTATTAGATGATATGCTAGATACCATGGAAGATTATAATGGTATTGGTTTGGCAGCTCCCCAAATAGGGGTTTTAAAAAGGGTTATAGTAGTGAAAATTTCAGAAGAAGGAGAAGCAATTGAACTGATTAACCCTAAAATCATTAAATCTAAGGGTCAAGATAGGGATGTAGAGGGGTGCTTAAGTATTCCTGGGGTCTATGGTGAAGTTACTCGGGCAAAGGAAGTTATAGTGGAAGGATTAGATAGGGAAGGCAAGAAAAGAAAGATAATGGGATCTGGATTATTAGCTAGGGCATTACAACACGAAATAGACCATTTAAACGGTGTATTATTTACTGATAAAGTAGAAAAATTTATAGAGGGTTAG
- the fmt gene encoding methionyl-tRNA formyltransferase: MTMRIIFMGTPEFAVPTLEKLYLSKHEIVAVVTKPDQKRGRGQKVSFSPVKELALSHGTLVLQPEKIKGNADFIETLKKLNADVFVVVAYGKILPKIVLDIPKKGCINVHGSLLPKYRGAAPIHWALLNGEKTTGVTTMLMDEGMDTGDMLLKREIPIEEGDNVETLHEKLAQIGADLLIKTLEELEEGTLKPEKQQEDLATYAPMVTKEMGLIDWNLPAKNIYNKLRGLNPWPGTYTHIKGDRLKIISGEIYREYSECQEPGTIVEITKEGIVVETGEGSILIKEVQPANKDKMDSYSYVNGYKIKRGEKFE, translated from the coding sequence ATGACAATGAGAATTATATTTATGGGAACACCTGAATTTGCAGTACCGACTTTAGAAAAGCTATATCTATCAAAACATGAAATAGTCGCCGTTGTCACTAAACCAGATCAAAAGCGGGGTAGAGGACAAAAAGTTTCCTTTTCTCCAGTTAAAGAACTTGCCTTATCCCATGGGACCTTAGTTTTACAACCAGAAAAAATTAAAGGTAATGCTGATTTTATTGAAACATTAAAAAAGTTAAATGCCGATGTTTTTGTAGTTGTCGCTTATGGAAAAATCTTACCTAAAATAGTATTAGATATCCCTAAAAAAGGCTGTATAAATGTACACGGTTCTTTATTGCCTAAATATAGGGGGGCTGCCCCTATTCACTGGGCACTACTTAATGGGGAAAAAACAACAGGTGTTACTACAATGTTGATGGATGAAGGTATGGATACAGGGGATATGTTATTAAAAAGGGAAATTCCTATAGAGGAAGGGGATAATGTAGAAACATTACATGAAAAGCTAGCCCAAATAGGAGCAGACCTTTTAATAAAAACTTTAGAGGAATTGGAAGAAGGGACTCTAAAACCAGAAAAACAACAAGAAGATTTAGCTACCTACGCACCTATGGTGACAAAAGAAATGGGGCTTATAGATTGGAATTTACCTGCGAAAAATATTTATAATAAATTAAGGGGGCTTAACCCTTGGCCAGGGACTTATACCCATATCAAGGGAGATAGATTAAAGATAATTTCTGGAGAAATTTATCGAGAATATTCAGAATGCCAAGAGCCAGGGACTATAGTGGAAATTACAAAAGAAGGAATAGTTGTAGAGACTGGAGAAGGTAGTATTTTAATCAAAGAAGTTCAACCAGCAAATAAAGATAAAATGGATAGCTATTCTTATGTAAATGGTTACAAAATAAAGCGAGGAGAAAAATTTGAATAA
- a CDS encoding DUF116 domain-containing protein, with translation MNNYNKRLFVLLMVSALVLFFFIISIIWSALISNNYIIKILLWFILGLLFSLSIIFLLGIFLLVHKIHYGKTIGSFNPLIKSSIKFLYPIIMAMCSIIKIDKDKVKGSFIEINNELLLNNLKNKFAPDEVLVLLPHCIQNAPCSHKITTDVSNCKKCGNCQVGDIIDLTQKYNVKLAIATGGTVARKLIKEMKPKSVVAVACERDLSSGIIDTDPLPVIGILNLRPFGPCYNTGVDLNRLEEGLKFLLKEVE, from the coding sequence TTGAATAATTATAATAAGAGATTATTTGTTTTATTAATGGTTTCTGCACTAGTTTTGTTTTTCTTTATCATATCTATAATTTGGTCAGCATTGATAAGTAATAATTATATTATAAAAATCCTCTTATGGTTTATTTTAGGATTATTATTTTCCTTAAGTATAATATTTTTATTAGGAATATTTTTGCTGGTTCATAAAATACATTATGGTAAAACAATAGGATCATTTAACCCACTAATTAAAAGTAGTATTAAGTTTTTATACCCAATAATAATGGCTATGTGTTCTATTATTAAGATTGATAAAGATAAAGTTAAAGGTTCTTTTATAGAAATCAATAATGAGCTTTTATTAAATAACTTAAAAAATAAATTTGCTCCCGATGAAGTATTAGTTCTTTTACCCCATTGTATTCAAAATGCACCTTGTAGCCATAAAATTACAACTGATGTTAGTAATTGTAAAAAGTGTGGAAATTGCCAGGTAGGTGATATTATTGACCTTACACAGAAATATAATGTAAAATTAGCTATAGCTACTGGAGGAACTGTAGCTAGAAAACTTATTAAAGAAATGAAACCTAAAAGTGTTGTTGCAGTAGCTTGCGAAAGGGATTTATCAAGTGGAATTATTGATACTGATCCTTTACCAGTAATCGGGATTTTGAATTTAAGACCTTTTGGTCCCTGTTATAATACTGGAGTAGATTTAAATAGGTTAGAAGAAGGTTTAAAATTTTTACTTAAGGAGGTTGAATAG